The sequence GCCGGGTCGGGCGCGAAAGGCCGGACGGCGGGTGGGCCGTCCGGCCTTACGGGACCGGACTAGGCAGCCGCGTCGACGGCGGACGAGCGCGGGGCCGGACGGCGGGCCGCGTCACCGGTGGAGCGGCTCCGGCTGCCACGGCCGCGCCGGCCGCGGGAGGCCGCGGACGGTGCCGAGGAGGTGCTGCGCCGGGGACGCTCGGAGGCGGGCGCCGTGATGGTGACCGGGACGCCCGAGGGGGCCTGGGCGCCGGTGATGCGGTTCAGTTCGGCTTCGCCCGAGCGGACCTGGGTGGTCTGCGGGTTGATGCCCGCGGCGGCCATCAGGCGGCTCATGTCGCGGCGCTGGTTGGGGGTCACCAGCGTGACGACGCTGCCGGACTCTCCCGCGCGGGCCGTACGGCCGCCGCGGTGGAGGTAGTCCTTGTGGTCGGTGGGCGGGTCGACGTTCACCACGAGGTCGAGGTTGTCGACGTGGATCCCGCGGGCCGCGACGTTGGTCGCCACCAGCACCGTCACATGCCCGGACTTGAAGCGGGACAGGGTCCGCGTGCGCTGCGGCTGGGACTTGCCGCCGTGCAGGGCCGCGGCCCGCACCCCGCTGCTCAGCAGGTGGTCGGTCAGCCGGTCCACCGCGTGCTTGGTGTCCAGGAACATGATCACGCGGCCTTCGCGGGCCGCGATCTCGGTGGTCGTCCGCTGCTTGTCCGCGCCGTGCACGTGCAGGACGTGGTGCTCCATGGTGGTGACCGCGCCCGCGGAAGGGTCGACGGAGTGGACCACGGGGTCGGTCAGGTAGCGGCGCACCAGCAGGTCGACGTTGCGGTCCAGCGTGGCCGAGAACAGCATCCGCTGGCCTTCGGGGCGCACCTGGTCGAGCAGCGCGGTGACCTGCGGCATGAAGCCCATGTCGGTCATCTGGTCGGCCTCGTCGAGGACGGTGATGGCGACCTGGTTCAGGCGGCAGTCACCACGGTCGATGAGGTCCTTGAGGCGGCCCGGGGTCGCGACGACGACCTCGGCGCCGGCGCGCAGCGCACCGGCCTGCTTGCCGATCGACATGCCGCCGACCACGGTGGTCAGCCGCAGCCGCAGGGAGCGGGCGTACGGGGTGAGCGCGTCGGTGACCTGCTGGGCCAGCTCGCGGGTGGGTACGAGGACGAGGGCCAGCGGCTGCCTCGGCTCGGCGCGCAGGCCCGCCGTGCGGGCGAGGAGGGCGAGGCCGAAGGCGAGGGTCTTGCCCGAGCCGGTGCGGCCGCGGCCGAGTACGTCACGGCCCGCGAGGGAGTTCGGCAGCGTCGCGCCCTGGATCGGGAACGGCACGGTCACACCCTCGTGGCCGAGCGCGTCCAGCAGCTGCGACGGCATGTCGAGATCGGCGAACGCCTCGACGGCGGGCAGGGCCGGGGTGACCGTCTTCGGCAGCGCGAACTCGCCCTGGGGCGAGCTCTGTCGGCGACCGTAGCTGCTGTCGGGACGGCGCGGGGCGCTGGAGCGGCTACCGCCACCGCTGCGGCCGGCGCTCGGACTTCCGGCGCTGCGGGTACGGGAGTAGCGGTCGTTCGTGCGCATACGGTTCACGTGGAACCTTCCTTGACATGGCGCGTATCAAGGAATTCCCGCGGAAAACGAACAGCGCAGAGAATTGCAAGAACGAGCCGAAGTAATGGGTAGCCGAATCGATTGGTAAATCGAAGCGGCGGGGAATATTCGCGGGAGGCCTCGCCGGAGCGCTTGGCGCGTTTCCTGG is a genomic window of Streptomyces sp. NBC_00414 containing:
- a CDS encoding DEAD/DEAH box helicase encodes the protein MNRMRTNDRYSRTRSAGSPSAGRSGGGSRSSAPRRPDSSYGRRQSSPQGEFALPKTVTPALPAVEAFADLDMPSQLLDALGHEGVTVPFPIQGATLPNSLAGRDVLGRGRTGSGKTLAFGLALLARTAGLRAEPRQPLALVLVPTRELAQQVTDALTPYARSLRLRLTTVVGGMSIGKQAGALRAGAEVVVATPGRLKDLIDRGDCRLNQVAITVLDEADQMTDMGFMPQVTALLDQVRPEGQRMLFSATLDRNVDLLVRRYLTDPVVHSVDPSAGAVTTMEHHVLHVHGADKQRTTTEIAAREGRVIMFLDTKHAVDRLTDHLLSSGVRAAALHGGKSQPQRTRTLSRFKSGHVTVLVATNVAARGIHVDNLDLVVNVDPPTDHKDYLHRGGRTARAGESGSVVTLVTPNQRRDMSRLMAAAGINPQTTQVRSGEAELNRITGAQAPSGVPVTITAPASERPRRSTSSAPSAASRGRRGRGSRSRSTGDAARRPAPRSSAVDAAA